The window AGCCGCATCAACTTCCGCAAGCAGTTGCGCATGCGCCGGCTCACGCTGCCCGAGTTGTCCACGATGCAGCAAAGTGGGCGCGACGTGGTGCTGGTCGACGTGCGCGCCAAACGACTGTGGGAACGCGAGCGTATTCCTGGCTCGCTGGTGTTCGATGCGGCCGAGTGGGGTTCGGTGGAGGGCAGCCCGCACCGCGACAAGACCATCGTCGTCTATTGCGATTGTCCGGACGAAGCTTCGGCGGTGGTTGTGGCACGTACGCTGAAGGGCAACGGCTTCCAGCGCGTGCATCCGTTAGCCGGTGGCCTGGAGGGCTGGCGCCTGGCCGGATTCAAGGTCGAGCCGGAGCCGACGGCGCCACAATCGGCGGCCTCCGCCATGCCGACCGTCGCATAGCCCGCGTGCGTGGAGCCCGGTTCAGGGCTTGAACACCATGGCGCCGGAAATCTGGCCCAGGCCGCTGGTGAAACCGTAGACGAGGCCCGCGCGTGAGCTGCCCGCGCCACCCACCATGCCGCGCACCGCGTTGTTGCCGCCCAGCGCACCGGCGCAGCCGCTGTTGCAGGCCGTGCCGGTGCTGCCGATCAGCGCCGGCCCCGCAAAACCGTAGGTGCCTGTCTGCAACGCCGTTCCGGTGAGCGAGAAAGTCTGCCCGGCAACCGGGACGCTGAGTTGATAGGTCGCGAATCCGCCGGCGATGCTGGGAAAGGTGACCTGCAGGCTGCCGCCGGCCGCGTTCTCCGCCCCCAGCGCGCTCAATTGGCCGCTGGCGGACATGACGGTGGTCGCGGTCGAGCCGAACGAGGTGAACGAGCGCAGCACCGGCAGCATCGGCGTGCCGGAGAAGGTGAAGTAGTGCATGGCGCGGAGGTCGCCATTGGCATCGCCGCCGCCATCGGTGTTGCGTTTGCCGTCAGTCCAGCGTCCCCAGGCGATGCTGCCATCGGAATGGGCTTCGGCCAGGATCGGCTTTTCGAGCAGCTTCTTGCCTGAGCCGTCGCGCTCGCGCGCTTCGGTCAGTCCGCTACCGCTGAATTGCCGGTAGCCGGCCACGGCCTCACCCTGGGTCACGCCCTCCTTGTTGGTGGACACGATGACCACGTTTCCTGAACCGGACGACAGGGCTTGCTCGACGATCGGGGCGGGTGATGGCGCTGGGCCGGGAACCGAAACCGGTACTGGGGATGGCGCAGGCGCTGGAGCGCCGGTGACCGGGTCGATGGCGGGTGAGGGGGCAGGCGAGGTACCGGTGATCGGGGCTGGCGCGGGTGCAGGTGCCGAGATGGGGGCGGGCGTCGCCACCGGCGGCGCAAAGCTGCCTGGCGCGGTCGTCTGGGTCTGGGTGGTCTGGGTCGCCTCATCGCCGGTAGTCGGCGCCGCAGGGTCCATCGTCCTCGGCGTGAGCAGCGCTTGCAGGTATCCGCGTACTTCCTCACCGGATGTGCGTGCAGACGCGGGCGGCATCGCAGACGGCGCGGCAGCACCGGCCGCCGCGGCGACAGCGGTGGCTTGGTCGGCTGGGCTGTCCTGCGCCGTGGCAGGCACCAGGGTGGAGACCAGTTTCGAGATCACCGGCCGGGCGGACATGGCCGCGGTGAAGGCCGACTCGCCGCGCGAGACGTCCCGGCAGCCGGTGTCGTTGCACACGGCGACCCGTCCGCCGATCACCCCGACCGTCAAGCCTTCGCGCAGCACGGCGGTGTATTCCGTGCCCCGGATGCCGATCATGCCGCTGGGCGTCTGGAGCCGGTAGTTGTCGGGACGTGCCTTGCCGATGAGGCCACTGACGGTGCGCAGCCCGCCCTTGAGCAGGCTCATGTACGCCTTTTCGTCGGAGCCTCCTGCCTTGGGCAAGTGGTAGTCGTCCAGGCGCAGGGTGGTGTCCGGCTGCAGCGACATCATCCCGCCGTCGACCATGTGCAACTGCATGCGTCCCTTGCCGGTTTCGATGGTGTCGCCAGAGGAAAGGGACTGCCCACGCATTGCAGCGCGGCGTTCGCCACTCGCCGAAACGATCACGGCCTCGCCCGAGACGAAGGTGACGGTGGCGGAGGGGACGGGCTGCGTCTGGGCCGCGGCGCCACCCGCGCACAGCGCCACCAGCGCACCCAGGGCCGTGAGCCGCAACATGGGGGACGTTGGTGTCGGAGATGAGGTTCGTCGCATCGGGATTCCGATCAATGGGGATGAGGTCATGGCTCTAATTGAATTCGCGGCGCAGGGCGATCTGCCACAGCGTGCGACGGTAGTCGTACAGCACCACGTTCGAGGCGGCCCGGACGCGGCTCCACTGCGGTGTGATGCGCCAGTGCGGCGCCGGCACGAAATGCACCCCGGCCGTGAGATCGAGCTGACGGTCGCGCCGACTGGTGTCGAAGAACGGTTCGCTGCCGCCGTAGGCGCGGGTTTCGAACTGCACGGCGGCGAAAGCCGTGGCACCGTCCGAGACACGGGCTTCGGCGCCCAGCCGCACGCCAGTGGCACGGTGGCCATAGTTGTCGACACCGTCGTGGCGCGTCTTCTCGCGGGCCCGATACAGGCTGGCATACGCCACCCGTTCACCACCTTCGAAGGCACGCGCATAACCGAAGCCGAGAACGCCGCGGTCGGCGTCGCGGCTGGCGTCGGCGGCGTAGGCCAGACGGCTCCATTGGCTGAACACGCTCAGCTGCGACACCGCGTCCAGCGTGTGTTGCCACTGGGCGGTGGCACCGGAGGCCCGGCGGTAGCGATGATCGGCGATGTCGTAGGTGTTCGCCTGTACCGCAGCCGAGACGGTGTGGGCGCCTGCGGTGTAGGCGAGGCCCAGGCTACCGTCGATCTGACGGTTGTCGACATCGTGCGCCTTTTCGTTGTGCACGCCGCGGGCGTTCAGCGCGGCATCGAGTTCCCAGCCTGAAGCCAGGGGCAGCCGCAAGCCGACGCCTGCCGCGACGGCACCGAAGACATCGCCGCGCTGCCGGCTTTCGGAAGCCAGGTTGAAGACGATGCCGCCGAACGCGGGCAAGGCGAACTGTCCGGCCGCCGTGGCACTGTTGACGTTGCTGTCGTGGCCGGCGGAAGCCTCGAGGTAGCCGCGCCATGGGCTGCTGCGCGCCGCGTCTTTCGGGATGCCCTGGTCCAGCGATCCGAGCACGCGGTCGATGGCGGCCGCGGCTTCGGGCGGCATGCGCCCGCGGCGCGCCTGGATCAACTCCTCGCGGGCGACGGCCGGTTCGCCCGCGGCCAGGTGGGCGCGCGCCAATTCGGCGCGTGCGAGGTTGTTTTCGGGCTGCAGGGCCACGGCGCGTTCCAGCGCGAAGATGGCGCGGGTGAACAGCCCCGCGTCCAGCGCGGCGATGCCCATCAGGTAGTCGAATGTCGCGTCGTCCGCACGGCGGGTTTCCTCCGGGGCGAGCAGTTCGAAGGCCAGCCGAGGCTGGCGCTGTTGCATCAGCAGCCTGGCCTGCGCGAGCAATGCGTCCTCGGGCTGGGCACGTGCCACGGTGCAGGTCAACAAGGCCGCCAGCAGAATGGCCGAGCCGGGGTGGACGGCACGCATCAAAACGGACATGGGTGGTTTTCTGAGGAATGGTGCAAGGCACCGGGAGAAACAGGGGGCAGGTGGATGCTAATGATGGAATTCAGGAAGGCCCGACGGGTGGCGCCTGCGGTGCAGTAGGCCGGAACTAGTTCACAGTAGACAAATTTGTGTTCAATTTTTGTTGCAGGTTTGCGACTCGACCGTGGCAGAGCCGCGTGCGCCTGTGCGCCTAGCCCGGTCCGCTCACCTCGGGAGGAGCGCTTTCTGGCGGTGGTAGAGTGGGCTGTCCGTGCCCGTGCCCGTGCACGGCGCGCCATCCAGTCGCCCCGGCTTTACCGGGCGCTGTGACCCATTCTTTCCTGCCTTATGTCCCACGCCTCCCAAGCGGCCGCCGCGGCCTCCTCCAGCGCAGTCCCCACCAAATCCATCACGCGATGGGCCGCGCGCACCTTGTTCTTCTGCGCCGGGTTCTTGTTCGCCACCTGGGGTGTGCACATTCCCACCGTCAAGCAGGTCTATGCCGTGGACGAGGCTGCGCTCGGTGTGGCCATGCTGGCCGCGGGCATCGGCGCCTTGCTGGGCCTGTCGCAGGCGGGCGGGCTGATCGGGCGCTTCGGCGCGCGGCCGGTCTCGCTGTGGGGCGGGCTGGCATCGGCTGGCGCCATCGCGCTGCTGCTGGTGATGCCGTCCTTTGCCGGACTGCTGGTGTTGCTGCTGGTCTTCGGCTGCGGCAGCAGCCTGCTCGACGTGGCGATGAACGCCGAGGCTTCCGAACTCGAACGGCGCGAGGCGCGGCCGTTGATGAGTGGCTTTCATGGCATGTTCAGCCTGGGCGGCATGGCCGGCGCGGCCCTGGGCAGCGCCTTGCTGCATGCCGGCGTGGCACCGATGACCCATGTGCTGGCGGTGGCCGCCGGTGGTGCGCTGGCCGTTGCCTGGGCCTGCACCCGGATGCTGCCGCATGTGCGGCCCGAGGCCGGCGTGGCGCGCGAGAAGTTCATGGTCCCGCGCGGTGTGCTGCTGCTGCTCGGCGCCATGGCGGCACTGGGCTTCATCGTCGAAGGCGCGGTGTACGACTGGAGCGTGCTGTACCTGTTCAAGGAGATCGGCAGCCCGCAGAACGTGGCCGCGCTCGCCTATGCGAGCTTTTCCGCGGCGATGGCGCTCACGCGTTTCGGCGGCGACTGGATGCGTGCGCGTTTCTCCGGCGCCTGGCTGCTGCGCGCCAGCGCGCTGCTGGCGGCGGCCTCGATGGCCATGGTGCTGCTGGCCGGCGATGCCTGGGTGGCGCTGGCCGGATTCGCGCTGGTCGGCGTGGGCCTGGCCAATGTGGTGCCAGTGCTGTTCAGCGCCGCGGCCCAGGTGCCGGGCGTGAGTGCGGCCCAGGGCATCGCCTCGGTGGCTTCGATGGGTTATCTGGGCTTCATGTGCGGGCCGCCGCTGATCGGCTTCATCGCCCATGCGAGTTCGCTCACGGCCGCGCTGTACGTGGTGGTCGGCTTCGCCGCGCTGCTGGCGCTCGGGGCG of the Rhodoferax koreense genome contains:
- a CDS encoding FecR family protein; the protein is MLRLTALGALVALCAGGAAAQTQPVPSATVTFVSGEAVIVSASGERRAAMRGQSLSSGDTIETGKGRMQLHMVDGGMMSLQPDTTLRLDDYHLPKAGGSDEKAYMSLLKGGLRTVSGLIGKARPDNYRLQTPSGMIGIRGTEYTAVLREGLTVGVIGGRVAVCNDTGCRDVSRGESAFTAAMSARPVISKLVSTLVPATAQDSPADQATAVAAAAGAAAPSAMPPASARTSGEEVRGYLQALLTPRTMDPAAPTTGDEATQTTQTQTTAPGSFAPPVATPAPISAPAPAPAPITGTSPAPSPAIDPVTGAPAPAPSPVPVSVPGPAPSPAPIVEQALSSGSGNVVIVSTNKEGVTQGEAVAGYRQFSGSGLTEARERDGSGKKLLEKPILAEAHSDGSIAWGRWTDGKRNTDGGGDANGDLRAMHYFTFSGTPMLPVLRSFTSFGSTATTVMSASGQLSALGAENAAGGSLQVTFPSIAGGFATYQLSVPVAGQTFSLTGTALQTGTYGFAGPALIGSTGTACNSGCAGALGGNNAVRGMVGGAGSSRAGLVYGFTSGLGQISGAMVFKP
- a CDS encoding surface lipoprotein assembly modifier, which encodes MSVLMRAVHPGSAILLAALLTCTVARAQPEDALLAQARLLMQQRQPRLAFELLAPEETRRADDATFDYLMGIAALDAGLFTRAIFALERAVALQPENNLARAELARAHLAAGEPAVAREELIQARRGRMPPEAAAAIDRVLGSLDQGIPKDAARSSPWRGYLEASAGHDSNVNSATAAGQFALPAFGGIVFNLASESRQRGDVFGAVAAGVGLRLPLASGWELDAALNARGVHNEKAHDVDNRQIDGSLGLAYTAGAHTVSAAVQANTYDIADHRYRRASGATAQWQHTLDAVSQLSVFSQWSRLAYAADASRDADRGVLGFGYARAFEGGERVAYASLYRAREKTRHDGVDNYGHRATGVRLGAEARVSDGATAFAAVQFETRAYGGSEPFFDTSRRDRQLDLTAGVHFVPAPHWRITPQWSRVRAASNVVLYDYRRTLWQIALRREFN
- a CDS encoding MFS transporter; this translates as MSHASQAAAAASSSAVPTKSITRWAARTLFFCAGFLFATWGVHIPTVKQVYAVDEAALGVAMLAAGIGALLGLSQAGGLIGRFGARPVSLWGGLASAGAIALLLVMPSFAGLLVLLLVFGCGSSLLDVAMNAEASELERREARPLMSGFHGMFSLGGMAGAALGSALLHAGVAPMTHVLAVAAGGALAVAWACTRMLPHVRPEAGVAREKFMVPRGVLLLLGAMAALGFIVEGAVYDWSVLYLFKEIGSPQNVAALAYASFSAAMALTRFGGDWMRARFSGAWLLRASALLAAASMAMVLLAGDAWVALAGFALVGVGLANVVPVLFSAAAQVPGVSAAQGIASVASMGYLGFMCGPPLIGFIAHASSLTAALYVVVGFAALLALGAPRAMRLAGGAAK